The following proteins are encoded in a genomic region of Sorangiineae bacterium MSr12523:
- a CDS encoding serine/threonine protein kinase encodes MFLAGDTFHRYRIEDKIGEGGLGVVYRAYDPILHREIALKIVRPEVARTPLGELSEAALRLMREGRAVASLNHPNAVGIFDVGEINGTPYIAMELAPGKLLSTYVGDEDVPMRLRIGWLAQIACGLDAAHEQGLVHRDVKPENVMVCDNGEVKLFDFGVVKRLATAPQVADDTEPNSEPVATRVGVVMGTPLYMAPEQALGEAVDGRSDQFAWATVAYELLSGGVHPVMGKNPRGVPIALPFFQPGVGPKPLSQVASELPDGVSDIVMKALSKLPGDRFDSMGEIAAALEAIGEAMDAAEQAGETEPAPAMWQPMPIMDAMDAGKPRRRRGRWAWAIAGVLVLSVAVLGYHFGPWGRRHVAQHP; translated from the coding sequence ATGTTTCTGGCCGGCGACACGTTCCACCGTTATCGCATCGAGGACAAAATCGGTGAGGGCGGCTTGGGGGTCGTGTACCGCGCGTACGATCCGATTCTTCATCGCGAAATCGCGCTGAAGATCGTGCGCCCGGAGGTGGCGCGTACGCCCTTGGGAGAGCTTTCCGAGGCGGCCCTTCGCTTGATGCGCGAGGGCCGCGCGGTCGCGTCGTTGAACCATCCCAACGCGGTGGGCATTTTCGATGTCGGCGAGATCAACGGCACGCCGTACATCGCGATGGAGCTCGCGCCGGGCAAGTTGCTCAGCACCTACGTGGGGGACGAGGACGTGCCGATGCGGCTTCGCATCGGGTGGCTCGCGCAGATCGCGTGCGGGCTCGATGCGGCGCACGAGCAGGGGCTCGTCCACCGCGACGTGAAGCCGGAAAATGTGATGGTCTGCGACAACGGCGAGGTCAAGCTGTTCGACTTCGGTGTGGTGAAGCGGCTGGCCACGGCCCCGCAGGTGGCGGACGACACGGAGCCGAATTCGGAGCCGGTGGCCACGCGCGTGGGCGTGGTCATGGGTACGCCGCTCTACATGGCGCCGGAGCAAGCGCTCGGCGAGGCCGTGGACGGGCGAAGCGATCAATTTGCATGGGCCACCGTGGCGTACGAGCTGCTCAGCGGCGGTGTGCATCCCGTGATGGGGAAGAACCCGCGCGGCGTGCCCATCGCGCTTCCGTTTTTTCAGCCGGGGGTGGGGCCGAAGCCGCTATCCCAGGTGGCGTCGGAGTTGCCCGACGGTGTCTCGGACATCGTGATGAAGGCGCTTTCGAAGCTGCCGGGCGACCGATTCGACAGCATGGGCGAGATCGCGGCGGCGTTGGAGGCCATCGGCGAGGCCATGGATGCCGCGGAGCAGGCGGGGGAAACCGAGCCGGCGCCGGCGATGTGGCAGCCCATGCCGATCATGGACGCGATGGACGCGGGAAAGCCGCGCCGGCGTCGGGGCAGGTGGGCGTGGGCGATTGCGGGCGTGCTCGTGCTTTCGGTGGCCGTGCTGGGGTATCACTTCGGGCCCTGGGGTCGGCGGCACGTGGCGCAGCATCCCTGA
- a CDS encoding GlsB/YeaQ/YmgE family stress response membrane protein — protein sequence MSILLFLIFGFIVGLLARAIMPGEQKLSILMTTLVGVVGSFIGGFVGSLLHGGGDMFQLRTSGIIGSVIGALLILALLGYIGRRRLAH from the coding sequence ATGAGCATTCTCCTATTTCTGATTTTCGGTTTTATCGTCGGACTGCTCGCCCGAGCCATCATGCCGGGTGAGCAGAAATTGAGCATTCTGATGACCACGCTCGTTGGCGTGGTGGGCTCGTTCATCGGAGGCTTCGTCGGAAGCCTGCTCCACGGTGGGGGCGATATGTTCCAATTGCGGACGTCGGGAATCATCGGCAGCGTGATTGGCGCGCTGTTGATTCTTGCGCTCCTCGGCTACATCGGCCGGCGGCGGCTCGCACACTGA
- a CDS encoding BolA family transcriptional regulator — MAMGRMADRIREKLRDNLAPSVLDVIDESRMHSVPKDAETHFKVVIVSQAFDGLGRVERHQTVYRILKDELAQGVHALSIISKSPAEWEKEAAVPASPPCLGGSKSGGN; from the coding sequence ATGGCAATGGGGCGAATGGCGGACCGCATCCGCGAAAAGCTGCGCGACAACTTGGCGCCCAGTGTGCTCGACGTCATCGACGAGAGCCGCATGCATAGCGTTCCGAAGGACGCCGAGACCCACTTCAAGGTGGTGATCGTCTCGCAGGCCTTCGACGGCTTGGGCCGCGTGGAACGGCACCAGACCGTGTACCGCATCTTGAAGGACGAGCTCGCGCAGGGCGTGCACGCGCTCTCCATCATTTCGAAGAGCCCCGCGGAGTGGGAAAAGGAAGCCGCCGTGCCCGCGTCGCCGCCTTGTCTGGGCGGGTCGAAGAGCGGGGGCAACTAA
- a CDS encoding EscU/YscU/HrcU family type III secretion system export apparatus switch protein: MKTEEPTPRRLRKARAEGDSGASSYAAGSLGFLAAVMTAPAAAYALKDWAVEALRRAIGRAGEIDPQVSLDAWAVGRPVLLYAVPLLVVAAATAVTATVVQTGGVMTAKRLAPELRRINVLEGARHLFSREHAFTVGRAFFSAALIGSFAYAGLRAHAADMAALAGRVPYIAPAGATIALRLARSAAVLGLAVGALDLVVRRRFWLTRLRMTKSEVERERKESEGDPEWKAARARAHRERMMQATRAELREAAVLVVGRALAVALRYREGDRAPIVIARDEGARAEAVAQTARALDIAIVEEPTLAAALAGITVGDEIPSSLYEAAAEAIHQARSR, translated from the coding sequence ATGAAGACCGAGGAGCCCACCCCGAGACGCCTGCGCAAAGCCCGCGCGGAAGGCGACAGCGGGGCGAGCTCCTATGCCGCGGGATCGCTCGGCTTTTTGGCGGCGGTGATGACGGCTCCCGCGGCCGCGTACGCGTTGAAAGATTGGGCCGTGGAGGCGCTGCGCCGGGCCATTGGCCGAGCGGGCGAAATCGATCCGCAGGTGTCGCTCGATGCATGGGCGGTCGGTCGGCCCGTGCTCCTCTATGCGGTACCGTTGCTCGTCGTGGCGGCGGCGACGGCGGTCACGGCCACGGTCGTGCAGACCGGGGGCGTCATGACCGCGAAGCGGCTGGCACCCGAGCTGCGACGCATCAATGTGCTCGAGGGCGCGCGGCATCTTTTCTCGCGCGAGCATGCCTTCACGGTGGGACGCGCCTTTTTCTCGGCGGCGCTCATCGGGTCGTTCGCGTACGCGGGCCTGCGCGCGCACGCCGCAGACATGGCCGCCTTGGCGGGGCGCGTCCCGTACATTGCACCGGCGGGCGCCACCATCGCGCTTCGCCTCGCGCGTAGTGCCGCGGTCTTGGGACTCGCCGTGGGCGCGCTCGATTTGGTGGTGCGCCGGCGCTTCTGGCTCACGCGCCTTCGCATGACGAAGTCGGAGGTCGAGCGCGAACGCAAGGAAAGCGAGGGCGATCCCGAGTGGAAAGCCGCGCGCGCCCGCGCCCATCGCGAACGCATGATGCAAGCCACACGCGCCGAGCTGCGCGAGGCCGCAGTCCTCGTCGTGGGACGCGCCCTCGCCGTGGCGTTGCGCTACCGCGAAGGGGACCGCGCCCCCATCGTCATCGCGCGCGACGAAGGAGCCCGCGCCGAAGCCGTCGCTCAAACCGCGCGCGCGCTCGACATTGCCATCGTGGAGGAACCGACACTCGCCGCCGCCCTGGCCGGCATCACCGTCGGCGACGAGATCCCGTCATCGCTCTACGAAGCCGCCGCAGAAGCAATTCACCAGGCGCGCTCACGCTAA
- a CDS encoding PspA/IM30 family protein produces MGIFDRMGKVISSNVNSLLDKAEDDRKLLDLTVEEMGEQLKRGRNEVISAVANAKQLKKKHEDLVAEAAKWERRAELALKTGDEALAREALKQKKRVSGEAENAERQRQEQHNHALDMKAELERMEQKLEEIKMRKSTIATRAEQARSGTEGLGARGGSNAFENFRRMEEKIEGREAQNSAMAEVEEALGNTEKTRDLEARFRDLERGTGGGGGNSDGAGKSDIDDELAALKKRIRV; encoded by the coding sequence GAACAGTTTGCTCGACAAAGCGGAGGATGACCGGAAGCTCCTCGATCTCACGGTCGAGGAAATGGGGGAGCAGCTCAAACGCGGCCGGAATGAGGTCATCTCCGCGGTGGCCAACGCCAAGCAGCTCAAAAAGAAGCACGAGGACTTGGTCGCCGAGGCAGCGAAATGGGAGCGCCGCGCCGAGCTCGCTCTCAAAACCGGGGACGAAGCCCTGGCCCGTGAGGCCTTGAAGCAGAAGAAGCGCGTGAGCGGTGAGGCGGAGAATGCCGAGCGACAGCGCCAGGAGCAGCACAATCACGCGCTGGACATGAAGGCCGAGCTCGAGCGGATGGAGCAGAAGCTCGAAGAGATCAAGATGCGCAAGTCGACCATCGCCACCCGCGCCGAGCAGGCGCGCTCGGGGACCGAGGGGCTGGGCGCCCGCGGCGGGTCGAACGCCTTCGAGAACTTCCGCCGCATGGAGGAGAAGATCGAGGGGCGCGAGGCGCAAAACAGCGCCATGGCCGAGGTGGAAGAAGCCCTTGGCAACACGGAGAAGACGCGCGATCTCGAGGCGCGGTTCCGAGACTTGGAGCGGGGGACCGGGGGTGGTGGCGGTAACAGCGACGGCGCAGGTAAGTCCGACATCGACGACGAGCTGGCCGCGCTGAAAAAGCGCATCCGGGTTTGA
- the pheA gene encoding prephenate dehydratase, translating to MSIESLRAQIDATDERILELLNERASLAVAIGHAKRAAHTAANKEGAEKLLRDPERERAVLDRLSALAKGQFPQHAVRAVFREVMSGCLSLEQPLHVAFLGPEGTFTQMAARYLFGLSAQYREAATIEGVFDAVRTGDAALGVVAIENSTEGSVTLTADLLIEGNVVVREELVLLIEHALLARDSVPFSSVQRVYSHPQALAQCRGWLTKNLPGAQLVQTASTTAAARQALLDTAGAAVASPLAAELHGLTILRERIQDRTENATRFVVLGKEDAPRTGRDRTSLAFSVKDERGALRRVLSAFEEEGVNLSRLESRPSQQKPWDYVFLVDLEGHRTDDNVQRALENLRSACDMVKVLGSYARRDPIRLTSIP from the coding sequence ATGTCGATCGAATCGCTGCGCGCCCAGATAGATGCCACGGATGAACGGATCCTCGAACTGTTGAACGAACGTGCCAGCTTGGCCGTCGCCATCGGGCATGCCAAGCGGGCGGCTCACACGGCCGCCAACAAGGAAGGCGCGGAAAAGCTATTGCGCGATCCGGAGCGCGAGCGGGCGGTGCTCGATCGCCTCTCGGCGCTGGCGAAGGGGCAGTTTCCGCAGCATGCCGTGCGCGCGGTGTTTCGTGAGGTCATGAGCGGTTGCCTGTCGCTCGAGCAGCCACTGCATGTTGCCTTCCTCGGGCCCGAGGGAACCTTCACGCAGATGGCAGCGCGTTATCTGTTCGGCCTTTCGGCGCAGTACCGCGAGGCGGCCACCATCGAGGGCGTGTTCGACGCAGTGCGCACGGGCGATGCTGCGCTCGGGGTGGTTGCCATCGAGAACTCGACGGAGGGCAGTGTCACCCTAACGGCGGACTTGCTCATCGAGGGAAACGTGGTCGTGCGCGAAGAGCTGGTGCTGCTCATCGAGCATGCCCTTCTCGCACGCGACAGCGTCCCCTTCTCCTCGGTGCAGCGCGTGTATTCGCATCCGCAGGCGCTGGCGCAGTGCCGTGGGTGGCTCACGAAGAACCTGCCGGGCGCGCAGCTCGTGCAAACGGCATCGACGACGGCGGCCGCTCGGCAAGCGCTGCTCGACACCGCCGGCGCCGCCGTGGCGAGTCCCCTCGCCGCCGAGCTTCACGGGCTCACCATTTTGCGCGAGCGCATTCAGGACCGCACCGAGAACGCCACGCGCTTCGTGGTGCTCGGCAAGGAGGATGCACCGCGCACGGGCCGCGACCGCACGTCGCTCGCGTTCTCGGTGAAGGACGAGCGGGGCGCGCTTCGCCGGGTGCTCTCGGCGTTCGAGGAGGAAGGCGTCAATCTGAGCCGCCTCGAGTCGCGTCCGAGCCAGCAGAAACCGTGGGACTACGTCTTTCTCGTGGACCTCGAAGGCCATCGCACCGACGACAACGTGCAGCGCGCGCTGGAGAATCTCCGCAGCGCCTGCGACATGGTCAAGGTGCTGGGCAGCTACGCGCGGCGAGATCCGATCCGCCTCACGTCCATCCCGTGA
- the obgE gene encoding GTPase ObgE: MKFVDSCEVKVVAGRGGNGCVAFRREKFVPFGGPSGGDGGKGGDVVFVTDEGLSTLLDLIYARTLKADDGEHGQGKDCYGRGGEDLIVRVPVGTEVYDKVTGERLFDLDTPQSRTVVAKGGRGGRGNIHFATPQDRAPRRAEPGGEGEERELRLELKVLADAGLLGFPNVGKSTFIRACSRARPKVSDYPFTTLVPHLGVVSVGEDANFVIADIPGLIPGAAQGAGLGVRFLKHVERTRALLHLISVDPGEGRDPISDYDALLHELRQFDPELADRPTVVAMSKVDLPHVQEAFGPAKEHFRARNIDLLPVSAATGEGVREVLIALHRLIKDMKPE; encoded by the coding sequence GTGAAGTTCGTCGACAGTTGCGAAGTCAAAGTGGTGGCCGGCCGTGGGGGAAATGGCTGCGTCGCGTTTCGTCGTGAAAAGTTCGTCCCGTTTGGCGGTCCGTCGGGCGGTGATGGGGGCAAAGGCGGGGACGTGGTGTTCGTCACGGACGAAGGCCTGTCGACCCTGCTCGACTTGATTTATGCCCGCACATTGAAGGCCGACGACGGCGAGCACGGTCAGGGAAAGGACTGCTACGGCCGGGGGGGAGAAGACCTCATCGTCCGAGTCCCCGTGGGCACCGAAGTCTACGACAAGGTCACCGGCGAGCGGCTTTTCGATTTGGATACACCGCAATCGCGCACCGTCGTTGCCAAGGGCGGCCGCGGCGGGCGCGGGAATATCCATTTTGCGACCCCGCAGGATCGTGCGCCGCGGCGCGCCGAACCGGGTGGCGAGGGCGAGGAACGCGAGCTGCGTTTGGAGCTCAAAGTGCTCGCAGATGCTGGGCTTTTGGGCTTTCCCAACGTTGGAAAATCCACGTTCATCCGTGCCTGCTCACGGGCTCGGCCCAAGGTGTCGGACTATCCGTTTACGACGTTGGTGCCCCATTTGGGGGTCGTGTCCGTCGGCGAAGATGCCAATTTCGTCATTGCCGACATTCCCGGTTTGATACCGGGCGCTGCCCAGGGTGCCGGGCTCGGGGTGCGCTTTTTGAAGCATGTGGAGCGCACGCGCGCCCTGCTGCACCTCATTAGCGTCGACCCCGGTGAGGGGCGCGACCCTATTTCGGATTACGATGCATTGCTCCATGAATTGCGTCAATTCGATCCGGAATTGGCCGATCGACCCACCGTGGTGGCCATGAGCAAAGTGGATTTGCCCCACGTCCAGGAGGCATTCGGTCCGGCCAAAGAGCATTTCCGCGCGCGGAACATCGATTTGCTCCCTGTCTCGGCCGCCACCGGCGAGGGCGTGCGCGAGGTGCTCATTGCGCTGCACCGGCTGATCAAAGACATGAAACCGGAGTGA
- a CDS encoding alpha-ketoacid dehydrogenase subunit beta — MATMVQAIRMALHVGEERLGVTDVFGQDLGPPLGGVFTQSQGIKCSWNSPLDERGIIGCAIGLALAGARPVCEIQFCDYAYNIIDLLKLGGGMYWSSNGQWNLPLVMMTPVGSGIHGSIYHSHSFDATATHIPGWKIVMPSNPRDAYGLMLSAIADPNPVMFLAPKALLRAKALPGEEIPGEPDERALSKMIDAPLGDRSKWTPSWPATPDLFIPIGKASTVRPGRDVTCVAYGRMVPLCKKAADELASDGIDVEVIDLRTLIPYDWEHLRESISRTGRVLFVNEDTEVTNFGEHLLRRTVEELFYQLLAPPRLLAGAFVPGVGLADALDTASVPQKTEISSVLRELARHQP, encoded by the coding sequence ATGGCCACCATGGTGCAAGCCATCCGCATGGCGCTCCACGTCGGTGAAGAGCGCCTCGGGGTGACGGACGTCTTCGGACAGGATCTCGGCCCGCCGCTCGGCGGCGTGTTCACGCAGTCGCAAGGCATCAAGTGCTCGTGGAACTCGCCGCTCGACGAGCGCGGCATCATTGGCTGCGCGATCGGTCTCGCCCTCGCGGGCGCGCGGCCGGTGTGCGAGATTCAGTTCTGCGACTACGCGTACAACATCATCGACCTGCTCAAGCTCGGTGGCGGCATGTACTGGTCGTCCAACGGGCAGTGGAATCTCCCGCTGGTGATGATGACGCCCGTCGGATCGGGCATTCACGGCAGCATCTACCACTCGCACTCGTTCGATGCGACGGCGACGCACATTCCGGGCTGGAAGATCGTGATGCCGTCGAACCCGCGCGATGCCTACGGGTTGATGCTCAGCGCCATCGCCGATCCGAATCCAGTGATGTTCCTCGCGCCCAAAGCATTGCTTCGCGCGAAGGCGCTGCCGGGCGAGGAAATCCCCGGGGAGCCCGACGAGCGTGCCCTGAGCAAGATGATCGACGCGCCGCTGGGCGATCGCAGCAAGTGGACGCCGAGCTGGCCGGCGACGCCGGATTTGTTCATTCCGATTGGCAAAGCCTCCACCGTTCGTCCGGGGCGCGACGTGACGTGCGTCGCGTATGGACGCATGGTGCCGCTGTGCAAGAAGGCCGCCGACGAATTGGCGAGCGACGGGATCGACGTCGAGGTGATCGACCTGCGCACGTTGATTCCGTACGACTGGGAGCATCTGCGCGAGAGCATTTCCCGCACCGGGCGCGTGCTCTTCGTGAACGAGGACACCGAGGTGACGAACTTCGGCGAGCACCTGCTCCGCCGCACGGTGGAGGAGCTCTTTTACCAGCTGCTCGCGCCGCCGCGTCTTCTCGCCGGTGCGTTCGTTCCGGGCGTGGGCCTGGCGGATGCTCTGGACACGGCGAGCGTGCCGCAGAAGACCGAGATTTCGAGCGTGCTGCGCGAGCTTGCGCGGCACCAGCCGTAA
- a CDS encoding sodium-translocating pyrophosphatase: protein MAAATQEGSAPQSHHGGGEANLIVPRLDDVHIASFFGLSGASLLAVGVGVAILGLVFGLIVFTQLKNADVHVSMKDISELIYETCKTYLVTQMKFILILEAFIGAIIVVYFGVMQNYFAEGKTLQVIIILLFSIVGIAGSSAVAWFGIRVNTFANSRTAFAALRGKPFPCYAIPLKAGMSIGMLLISVELLIMLGILLVIPGDYAGPCFIGFAIGESLGASALRIAGGIFTKIADIGSDLMKIVFKIKEDDARNPGVIADCTGDNAGDSVGPSADGFETYGVTGVALISFILLAVKDPTGQHANIPVQVQLLVWIFAMRIVMVVASVVSYFINDAIAKGRYANADKMNFEHPLTMLVWITSIVSVILTFIVSNALIPNLGDGTLWWKLSIIITCGTLAGAIIPEFVKVFTSTESGHVREVVTSSREGGPSLNILSGLTAGNYSAYWLGFVLVALMGTAWWVSMQGLGALMTIGAVDASAVFAFGLVAFGFLGMGPVTIAVDSYGPVTDNAQSVYELSVIEQIPDVKDEVKKKFGFDVQFEKAKHFLEENDGAGNTFKATAKPVLIGTAVVGATTMIFSVVVVLTTNVTTGVPLSANLDKLSLLHPPFLLGLIAGGAMIYWFTGASTQAVTTGAYRAVEFIKANIKLEGVEKASITDSKKVVEICTVYAQKGMFNIFLTVFFGTLAFACAESFFFIGYLISIALFGLFQALFMANAGGAWDNAKKVVEVELKEKGSALHDATVVGDTVGDPFKDTSSVAMNPVIKFTTLFGLLAVELAEQIGSQSTRLAIAGVFFLVSMFFVHRSFYGMRINAPARPAATAKDAPAPAE from the coding sequence CTGGCAGCTGCGACGCAAGAAGGTTCAGCTCCGCAGTCTCATCATGGCGGTGGTGAAGCGAACCTCATCGTTCCTCGATTGGACGATGTTCACATCGCTTCCTTTTTCGGATTATCCGGGGCGAGTCTGCTCGCTGTCGGTGTGGGGGTGGCCATCCTTGGCCTGGTCTTTGGACTCATTGTTTTCACACAGCTCAAGAATGCAGATGTCCATGTGTCGATGAAGGACATCTCGGAGCTCATCTACGAGACGTGCAAGACGTACCTCGTCACGCAGATGAAGTTCATCCTCATCCTCGAGGCCTTCATTGGCGCGATCATCGTCGTGTACTTCGGCGTCATGCAGAACTACTTCGCCGAGGGAAAGACGCTGCAAGTCATCATCATTCTGCTGTTTTCCATCGTTGGCATCGCCGGCAGCTCGGCCGTTGCTTGGTTCGGCATACGGGTGAACACGTTTGCCAATTCGCGCACTGCGTTTGCCGCGCTGCGCGGAAAGCCGTTCCCCTGCTACGCCATTCCCCTCAAGGCCGGCATGAGCATCGGCATGTTGCTCATCAGTGTCGAGCTCTTGATCATGCTCGGCATCCTCCTGGTGATCCCGGGCGACTACGCCGGCCCATGTTTCATTGGTTTCGCCATCGGTGAATCGCTCGGCGCCTCGGCGTTGCGCATCGCCGGCGGCATCTTCACCAAAATTGCCGACATCGGTTCGGACTTGATGAAGATCGTCTTCAAGATCAAGGAAGACGACGCGCGAAATCCGGGCGTCATTGCCGACTGCACGGGCGACAACGCCGGCGACTCGGTCGGCCCCAGCGCCGACGGCTTCGAGACGTACGGCGTCACCGGCGTCGCGCTCATCTCGTTCATCCTACTGGCCGTCAAAGACCCGACCGGCCAGCATGCGAACATCCCCGTTCAGGTTCAGCTCCTGGTGTGGATCTTCGCCATGCGCATCGTCATGGTGGTGGCCAGCGTGGTGTCGTACTTCATCAACGACGCGATCGCCAAAGGTCGCTACGCCAACGCCGACAAGATGAACTTCGAGCACCCGCTGACGATGCTCGTGTGGATCACGTCGATCGTGAGCGTGATTCTCACTTTCATCGTGTCGAACGCGCTCATTCCGAATCTGGGCGACGGCACCCTCTGGTGGAAGCTTTCGATCATCATCACGTGCGGCACGCTCGCGGGCGCCATCATTCCGGAGTTCGTGAAGGTCTTCACGTCGACGGAATCGGGGCACGTGCGTGAGGTCGTCACGTCGTCGCGTGAAGGCGGGCCCTCGCTGAACATTCTATCGGGCCTGACGGCGGGCAATTACAGCGCGTACTGGCTCGGCTTCGTGTTGGTCGCACTGATGGGCACGGCCTGGTGGGTCAGCATGCAGGGCCTCGGCGCGCTCATGACCATCGGCGCGGTGGATGCGTCGGCGGTCTTCGCGTTCGGGCTCGTGGCCTTCGGGTTCTTGGGCATGGGGCCGGTCACCATCGCGGTCGACTCGTACGGTCCGGTGACGGACAACGCGCAGTCGGTCTACGAGCTGTCGGTCATCGAGCAGATTCCCGACGTCAAAGACGAGGTGAAGAAGAAGTTCGGGTTCGACGTTCAATTCGAGAAGGCGAAGCACTTCCTCGAGGAGAACGACGGCGCCGGCAACACCTTCAAGGCGACGGCCAAGCCGGTGCTCATCGGCACCGCCGTGGTCGGTGCCACGACGATGATCTTCTCCGTCGTCGTGGTTCTCACGACGAATGTCACCACGGGCGTGCCGCTGTCGGCGAATCTGGACAAGCTTTCGCTGCTGCACCCGCCGTTCTTGCTCGGGCTCATTGCCGGCGGCGCGATGATCTACTGGTTCACCGGCGCGTCCACGCAAGCGGTGACCACGGGCGCGTACCGCGCGGTGGAGTTCATCAAGGCGAACATCAAGCTGGAAGGCGTCGAGAAGGCCTCGATTACGGACAGCAAGAAGGTCGTCGAGATTTGCACGGTGTACGCGCAGAAGGGCATGTTCAACATCTTCTTGACCGTGTTCTTCGGCACCCTGGCGTTTGCTTGCGCCGAGTCGTTCTTCTTCATCGGGTATCTGATCTCGATTGCTCTGTTCGGGTTGTTCCAAGCGCTCTTCATGGCCAATGCCGGCGGCGCCTGGGACAATGCCAAGAAGGTCGTCGAGGTCGAGTTGAAGGAGAAGGGCTCCGCCCTGCACGATGCCACCGTCGTGGGTGACACCGTCGGCGATCCCTTCAAGGATACGAGCTCGGTGGCCATGAACCCGGTCATCAAGTTCACCACGCTCTTCGGTCTTCTCGCCGTGGAGCTCGCGGAGCAAATCGGTTCGCAGTCGACGCGTCTCGCCATCGCGGGCGTCTTCTTCCTGGTGTCGATGTTCTTCGTGCACCGCTCCTTCTACGGCATGCGCATCAACGCACCCGCCAGGCCGGCGGCGACCGCAAAGGACGCCCCGGCGCCCGCGGAATAG
- a CDS encoding thiamine pyrophosphate-dependent dehydrogenase E1 component subunit alpha: MSTTPIQEHFYPDTKLSPDVLIRLHELMLRSRLLEERLIRMQKQGDGYFWIGGPGEEAFNVALGLLVDKGRGPAHDYLHLHYRSSATMVAMGIDPADAMRQMKNTATDPYSGGRNFVNHYSIPEWNVVPVSSPIEVQFSMAPGTALVQKRFGGRGITIVQGGDAGTAEGDFASCLIWATRPGMELPVLMIVTNNEFGISTPAAEQHGEKRIADRGKAFGMQTAVVDGNDPETAYLGIKQAMDYVRSERRPFLLEAKVSRLYGHSSSSGANFVTGESDCLAKFEKRLEERGILSRQKMDELRVQETQALLEMSKRVRTEPQPKGPTIYDHVFAPTEVGGEAKARQDAMCAVANPAAINNKEQS, from the coding sequence GTGAGCACGACGCCAATCCAAGAACACTTCTATCCCGATACCAAGCTGTCTCCCGACGTGCTCATCCGCTTGCACGAGCTGATGTTGCGTTCGCGCCTGCTCGAAGAGCGGTTGATCCGCATGCAAAAGCAGGGCGACGGCTATTTTTGGATCGGTGGTCCCGGCGAAGAGGCCTTCAACGTGGCCCTCGGCCTTCTGGTCGATAAGGGCCGCGGCCCGGCGCACGACTACCTGCACCTGCATTACCGATCCAGCGCCACGATGGTGGCCATGGGCATCGACCCGGCCGACGCAATGCGGCAGATGAAGAACACGGCCACGGACCCGTACTCGGGCGGCCGCAACTTCGTGAACCACTACTCGATCCCCGAGTGGAACGTGGTCCCCGTCTCGTCGCCCATCGAGGTGCAATTCTCCATGGCCCCAGGCACCGCGCTCGTTCAAAAGCGCTTCGGTGGGCGGGGCATCACCATCGTACAAGGCGGCGACGCCGGCACCGCCGAGGGTGACTTTGCGAGCTGCCTCATTTGGGCGACCCGCCCGGGGATGGAGCTGCCCGTCCTCATGATCGTGACCAACAACGAGTTCGGCATCTCCACGCCCGCCGCCGAGCAGCACGGCGAAAAGCGCATCGCGGACCGAGGCAAGGCCTTCGGCATGCAGACCGCGGTGGTCGACGGCAACGATCCCGAGACGGCATACCTGGGCATCAAGCAGGCGATGGACTACGTGCGCAGCGAGCGCAGGCCGTTCTTGCTCGAGGCCAAGGTCTCCCGGCTTTACGGCCACTCCTCCTCGTCCGGCGCCAACTTCGTCACGGGCGAGTCGGACTGCCTGGCCAAGTTCGAAAAACGACTCGAAGAACGGGGCATCTTGAGCCGTCAGAAGATGGACGAGCTACGTGTTCAGGAGACGCAGGCCCTTCTCGAAATGTCGAAGCGTGTCCGCACCGAGCCGCAGCCCAAAGGTCCGACCATCTACGATCACGTCTTCGCTCCGACCGAGGTCGGCGGCGAGGCCAAAGCCCGCCAAGATGCCATGTGCGCCGTAGCCAATCCGGCAGCGATCAACAATAAGGAACAATCGTAA